Proteins encoded within one genomic window of Candidatus Eisenbacteria bacterium:
- a CDS encoding glycosyltransferase family 4 protein, with the protein MRIAMVGQKGIPATYGGIERHVEEIGARLVERGHEVTIYSRFHYTKVGGTHRGMRIRKLPSLNTKHLDTITHCLASTVDALLQKYDIVHYHALGPSVFAGLPHLRHSRTVVTVHGLDWQRGKWGKLAAWFLRQCERPAILFPNRTIVVSRQLKDYFLENYGIDTAVIPNGVNPGVQRPPNKIRRFGLDQRRYVLFVGRLVPEKGCHMLLEAFRKVNSDALLVMAGGSSFSDGYVDTLDRIRDGDERIRMLGYVYGDVLDELWSNAYLVVQPSFLEGLSISLMEAMSHGKCILASDIPENLEVVEDCAVTFRTQDMEDLRAKLQYLLDDPIEVERVARGCKTYARDRFSWSRVVEATEAVYRDVLSRPNIPAQRTRTRPGRGEPARGSP; encoded by the coding sequence CGCGCTTCCACTACACGAAGGTGGGTGGAACCCACCGGGGGATGCGGATCCGGAAGCTCCCGAGCCTGAACACGAAGCACCTCGACACGATCACCCACTGCCTCGCCTCGACGGTCGATGCGCTGCTCCAGAAGTACGACATCGTCCACTACCATGCACTGGGTCCGAGCGTCTTCGCGGGACTGCCCCATCTGCGCCACTCACGCACCGTCGTGACGGTCCATGGCCTCGACTGGCAGCGCGGGAAGTGGGGGAAGCTCGCCGCCTGGTTCCTGAGGCAATGCGAGCGCCCCGCGATCCTCTTCCCGAATCGAACGATCGTGGTCTCCAGGCAACTCAAGGACTACTTCCTCGAGAACTACGGGATCGACACGGCAGTGATCCCGAACGGAGTCAATCCGGGAGTCCAGCGGCCTCCCAACAAGATCCGGCGCTTCGGCCTCGACCAGCGGCGCTACGTCCTCTTCGTGGGACGCCTGGTTCCCGAGAAGGGCTGTCACATGCTCCTCGAGGCGTTCCGGAAAGTGAACAGCGACGCCTTGCTCGTGATGGCCGGCGGAAGCTCCTTCTCCGACGGGTACGTCGACACGCTCGATCGGATTCGAGACGGTGACGAGCGGATCCGGATGCTGGGGTACGTCTACGGCGACGTCCTCGACGAGCTCTGGAGCAACGCCTATCTCGTGGTCCAGCCCTCCTTCCTCGAGGGGCTGTCGATCTCTCTGATGGAGGCGATGAGCCACGGCAAGTGCATCCTGGCGAGCGACATTCCCGAGAACCTCGAGGTCGTGGAGGATTGCGCGGTCACCTTCCGGACGCAGGACATGGAGGACTTGCGGGCGAAGCTGCAGTACCTTCTGGACGATCCGATCGAGGTGGAGCGGGTCGCCAGGGGATGCAAGACCTACGCGCGCGACAGGTTCAGCTGGTCGCGCGTCGTGGAGGCGACCGAAGCGGTCTACCGCGATGTCCTGTCCCGGCCCAACATTCCGGCGCAGCGGACGCGAACAAGACCGGGGCGCGGGGAGCCGGCGCGAGGGTCGCCCTGA